In one Nicotiana tomentosiformis chromosome 6, ASM39032v3, whole genome shotgun sequence genomic region, the following are encoded:
- the LOC104112632 gene encoding zinc protease PQQL-like: MAVIVVGDITETQNIIDLIKTYFERQPRGMPQHLEFPLPKHTEPRLIAHVDSALVKWRMSVVYVTFMFEKEGWKCVNDVFINIQRMLLQKVILGRLKKRFSSMSKPKQLQYSRDDSHMYTIYVVSVECEGYETNKVLETFLVEIARMRVHGIKENELSEGKDFCLCIPKGRYLNHHDRSSEQLRRTYTSHFVYNEADFSPKLEAQVMIALTKRINMELIKNFCEMQFAASNLSVIIFQSKTFVTQEEMKRSLQKITDFEKEGSFPSWSDEEMEGLTNLIQEMEIESGKIVERLEHFDIGAVELILSNGMQVTYQCTKNDDKVVLRGFSYGGLSEVTETDILSCSYSSVIGQIIWLYSSKNLPMIRDKVNFAIEVDEYKRAFCGNFDSSDIELALQILYLLFTSDLEPEEEEFQALIEDLKIRLSPAHQQPADVLIDTVKEINSGKSCYYKAPVAEDMSNIDATKAWQYFQNCFRGPSSFRVILVGNLDTASVNSLLSRYLGGIPRPHRPIMKFQRGKLTTAPFHFPPTVIKEEVSLAVGSGNGMYTCISFPLRFNNQTLEEDLLLLIILRNLLKVKVTQVLRHEKGIAYNVDVDTFNPNGDWSCSGSKPGTINFNLLIKDNDAAQMAVDAVVHEIEQLKEVGPSQNLVQHVLDRRPSLEEEERNTSLMNQMLQAYGSNLYAGNIDQSYKILRDMNRRAWDLFNADVAKSTLKRMLPYPCQEQHTIVNLRC; the protein is encoded by the exons ATGGCTGTTATCGTTGTGGGAGATATAACTGAAACGCAG AATATAATTGATTTGATCAAAACATACTTTGAAAGGCAACCAAGAGGTATGCCACAGCATTTGGAATTCCCTCTTCCAAAGCACACTGAACCTAGATTGATCGCACATGTCGATAGTGCACTTGTGAAG TGGAGAATGTCTGTGGTATACGTCACCTTTATGTTTGAGAAAGAAGGATGGAAATGTGTGAATGATGTGTTCATAAACATTCAAAGAATGCTTCTTCAGAAAGTTATTCTTGGAAGGTTGAAGAAAAGATTTTCGAGCATGAGCAAACCAAAACAACTTCAGTACTCTAGGGACGATTCACACATGTATACCATATATGTGGTTAGTGTAGAGTGTGAAGGATATGAAACAAATAAGGTGTTGGAGACGTTCCTTGTTGAG ATTGCGCGAATGAGAGTCCATGggatcaaagaaaatgaattaagtgaaggaaaagactTTTGCCTGTGCATCCCTAAAGGCAGATACCTGAATCATCATGACCGTTCTTCCGAGCAACTACGAAGGACCTACACCAGT CACTTCGTTTATAATGAAGCTGACTTTTCTCCTAAGCTGGAGGCACAAGTTATGATAGCTCTTACAAAGA GAATCAATATGGAGCTGATCAAGAACTTCTGTGAGATGCAGTTTGCAGCATCTAACTTATCAGTTATCATATTTCAAAGTAAGACTTTTGTGACACAAGAGGAAATGAAGAGGTCATTGCAGAAGATTACTGATTTTGAAAAAGAGGGATCCTTTCCTAGTTGGTCAGATGAAGAAATGGAGGGTTTAACCAATCTGATACAAGAGATGGAGATTGAATCTGG GAAAATTGTTGAGCGACTGGAACATTTTGATATTGGAGCTGTGGAGCTTATCTTATCTAATGGCATGCAAGTCACTTACCAGTGTACAAAGAATGATGATAAG GTCGTTTTAAGAGGATTCTCATATGGTGGTCTCTCAGAAGTGACTGAAACAGATATCCTCAGTTGCTCGTATTCAAGTGTAATTGGACAAATTATCTGGCTTTATAGCTCCAAGAATCTTCCTATGATACGTGATAAAGTCAATTTCGCTATTGAGGTGGACGAGTATAAAAGAGCTTTCTGTGGGAACTTTGACTCATCAGATATCGAACTTGCACTTCAG ATTCTATATTTACTATTCACAAGTGACTTAGAACCTGAAGAAGAAGAATTCCAAGCTCTAATTGAGGACCTAAAGATTCGCCTGTCTCCTGCACATCAACAACCGGCTGATGTCCTAATAGATACCGTTAAGGAGATCAACAGCGGTAAATCTTGCTATTACAAG GCACCTGTAGCTGAGGATATGTCAAATATTGATGCAACAAAGGCATGGCAATACTTTCAAAATTGCTTTAGAGGTCCCTCGAGCTTCCGAGTGATTCTTGTTGGGAACTTGGACACTGCTTCTGTCAATTCACTTTTGTCGCGTTACTTG GGTGGAATACCAAGGCCTCATCGACCTATCATGAAATTTCAACGTGGGAAGCTCACCACAGCACCTTTCCATTTTCCTCCAACTGTGATCAA GGAAGAAGTGTCTCTTGCTGTGGGCAGTGGTAATGGAATGTATACTTGTATAAGTTTCCCACTCCGTTTCAACAATCAGACATTG GAAGAAGATCTTCTTCTGTTGATAATTTTGAGGAATCTCTTGAAAGTCAAAGTCACCCAAGTACTTCGTCACGAAAAAGGGATT GCGTACAATGTTGACGTGGATACATTCAATCCTAATGGTGACTGGTCTTGTAGTGGGAGTAAACCTGGAACAATTAACTTTAATCTCCTAATCAAGGACAATGACGCAGCCCAGATG GCTGTAGATGCAGTAGTGCATGAGATAGAACAACTAAAAGAAGTTGGTCCTTCACAGAATCTTGTTCAGCATGTATTGGACCGGAGACCATcattggaggaggaggag AGAAACACGTCTTTGATGAACCAAATGTTGCAAGCTTATGGGTCGAACTTGTATGCTGGGAATATTGATCAGAGTTACAAG ATTCTCAGGGACATGAATAGAAGAGCATGGGATCTTTTCAATGCGGACGTTGCCAAGTCCACTTTGAAAAGGATGCTACCATATCCTTGCCAAGAACAACACACTATTGTGAACCTCAGGTGTTGA
- the LOC104112633 gene encoding probable galacturonosyltransferase 6 isoform X1 has translation MRRFRRCTRISILSLLSISVLTPIFLLSFRLKNLNSDVSRDFVEDLSILKHRIEAQANSAVKLEEVEGLKEPTLVVYRDGEHSSTVSSGTTYGGEEKNQQNLSEQKVSSSREKEKSRPKGVQHSQGVQSHSQRPLDEKVKEMKDQVIRAKVYLSFAPPGSNSHFVKEIKLRIKELERAMGDVTKDSRLSRRATQKMKAMDSTLLKASRMYPDCSAMVKTLRAMMYNTEEQLRSQRHQTSFLVQLAARTAPKGLHCLSMRLTTEYFSLQPEERELPNQHKLQNPDFYHFAVFSDNVLACSVVVNSTVSTARDPERIVFHIVTDSVNLPAMTMWFLMNPPGKATIQIQSIDGFEWLPTKYNENLQKQKGLDPRYASALNHLRFYLPDIFPSLDKIVFLDHDVVVQKDLTRLWDINTKGKVNGAVETCREGEPSFRRMDMFINFTDPLVEKSFDANTCTWAFGMNIFDLQKWRKRNLTALYHNYLELGSQRQLLKAGSLPIGWTTFYKHTHVLDKRWHLLGLGHDSGVAQTEIEQAAVIHYDGVMKPWLDIGIQKYKPYWTKHVSYEHPYLQQCNLHE, from the exons ATGAGGAGATTTCGACGATGTACGAGGATTTCTATCCTCTCTTTGCTTTCTATTTCAGTGTTGACTCCTATTTTTCTGCTTTCTTTTAGGCTCAAAAACCTCAACTCTGATG TATCGAGAGATTTTGTTGAAGACTTATCAATTCTT AAGCATAGGATAGAGGCTCAAGCAAATAGTGCAGTTAAACTG GAAGAAGTTGAAGGCCTAAAAGAACCAACATTGGTTGTGTACAGAGATGGAGAGCATAGCTCTACAGTCAGTTCAG GAACCACATATGGTGGCGAAGAAAAAAATCAACAAAATCTATCTGAGCAAAAAGTGTCCTCATCAAGAGAAAAG GAGAAGTCCAGACCGAAAGGGGTTCAACACAGTCAGGGTGTACAGTCCCATTCGCAGAGGCCATTAGATGAGAAGGTAAAAGAGATGAAAGATCAGGTGATTAGGGCCAAAGTATACTTGAGTTTTGCGCCACCAGGTAGCAACTCTCATTTTGTGAAAGAGATAAAGCTACGAATTAAAGAGCTAGAACGAGCTATGGGTGATGTTACTAAAGATTCTCGTTTGTCAAGGAG GGCAACACAGAAGATGAAAGCCATGGACTCGACGCTGCTGAAAGCGAGCAGAATGTACCCTGATTGCTCAGCTATGGTGAAGACACTTCGTGCCATGATGTATAATACTGAAGAACAGCTTCGATCACAAAGGCATCAAACTTCCTTCCTTGTACAGCTTGCTGCAAGAACTGCTCCGAAAGGCCTTCATTGCCTTTCCATGCGTTTGACCACAGAATATTTCTCCCTGCAGCCTGAGGAGCGGGAGCTTCCTAACCAACATAAATTGCAGAATCCAGATTTCTATCACTTTGCTGTCTTCTCAGACAATGTTTTGGCATGTTCTGTGGTTGTCAATTCAACTGTTTCAACCGCTAGG GATCCAGAGAGAATCGTCTTTCATATAGTGACTGATTCTGTTAACCTGCCAGCCATGACAATGTGGTTCTTGATGAATCCTCCCGGCAAAGCTACAATTCAAATTCAGAGCATAGACGGTTTTGAATGGTTACCAACCAAATATAACGAGAATCTGCAGAAGCAAAAGGGCCTTGATCCAAGATACGCTTCTGCATTGAACCACTTGCGCTTTTATCTGCCTGATATTTTTCCTTCCCTGGACAAGATTGTGTTCCTCGATCATGACGTGGTTGTGCAAAAGGATTTAACCAGACTTTGGGACATCAACACTAAGGGTAAAGTGAACGGTGCAGTGGAGACTTGTCGTGAAGGTGAGCCTTCATTCCGCCGAATGGATATGTTCATCAATTTCACAGACCCCTTGGTGGAAAAGAGTTTTGATGCAAACACATGCACATGGGCATTCGGGATGAATATATTTGATCTACAAAAGTGGAGGAAGCGAAACCTAACTGCGCTCTATCACAATTACTTGGAGCTG GGAAGTCAGAGACAATTACTAAAAGCTGGTAGTTTGCCAATTGGTTGGACGACTTTTTACAAACACACACATGTTCTAGATAAGCGATGGCATCTCCTCGGATTGGGGCATGACTCTGGCGTCGCACAAACTGAAATTGAGCAGGCAGCAGTGATTCATTATGATGGAGTTATGAAACCATGGTTAGACATTGGGATTCAAAAGTACAAGCCATATTGGACAAAGCATGTTAGCTATGAACATCCATACTTGCAACAGTGCAATTTACATGAGTAG
- the LOC104112633 gene encoding probable galacturonosyltransferase 6 isoform X2, translated as MRRFRRCTRISILSLLSISVLTPIFLLSFRLKNLNSDVSRDFVEDLSILEEVEGLKEPTLVVYRDGEHSSTVSSGTTYGGEEKNQQNLSEQKVSSSREKEKSRPKGVQHSQGVQSHSQRPLDEKVKEMKDQVIRAKVYLSFAPPGSNSHFVKEIKLRIKELERAMGDVTKDSRLSRRATQKMKAMDSTLLKASRMYPDCSAMVKTLRAMMYNTEEQLRSQRHQTSFLVQLAARTAPKGLHCLSMRLTTEYFSLQPEERELPNQHKLQNPDFYHFAVFSDNVLACSVVVNSTVSTARDPERIVFHIVTDSVNLPAMTMWFLMNPPGKATIQIQSIDGFEWLPTKYNENLQKQKGLDPRYASALNHLRFYLPDIFPSLDKIVFLDHDVVVQKDLTRLWDINTKGKVNGAVETCREGEPSFRRMDMFINFTDPLVEKSFDANTCTWAFGMNIFDLQKWRKRNLTALYHNYLELGSQRQLLKAGSLPIGWTTFYKHTHVLDKRWHLLGLGHDSGVAQTEIEQAAVIHYDGVMKPWLDIGIQKYKPYWTKHVSYEHPYLQQCNLHE; from the exons ATGAGGAGATTTCGACGATGTACGAGGATTTCTATCCTCTCTTTGCTTTCTATTTCAGTGTTGACTCCTATTTTTCTGCTTTCTTTTAGGCTCAAAAACCTCAACTCTGATG TATCGAGAGATTTTGTTGAAGACTTATCAATTCTT GAAGAAGTTGAAGGCCTAAAAGAACCAACATTGGTTGTGTACAGAGATGGAGAGCATAGCTCTACAGTCAGTTCAG GAACCACATATGGTGGCGAAGAAAAAAATCAACAAAATCTATCTGAGCAAAAAGTGTCCTCATCAAGAGAAAAG GAGAAGTCCAGACCGAAAGGGGTTCAACACAGTCAGGGTGTACAGTCCCATTCGCAGAGGCCATTAGATGAGAAGGTAAAAGAGATGAAAGATCAGGTGATTAGGGCCAAAGTATACTTGAGTTTTGCGCCACCAGGTAGCAACTCTCATTTTGTGAAAGAGATAAAGCTACGAATTAAAGAGCTAGAACGAGCTATGGGTGATGTTACTAAAGATTCTCGTTTGTCAAGGAG GGCAACACAGAAGATGAAAGCCATGGACTCGACGCTGCTGAAAGCGAGCAGAATGTACCCTGATTGCTCAGCTATGGTGAAGACACTTCGTGCCATGATGTATAATACTGAAGAACAGCTTCGATCACAAAGGCATCAAACTTCCTTCCTTGTACAGCTTGCTGCAAGAACTGCTCCGAAAGGCCTTCATTGCCTTTCCATGCGTTTGACCACAGAATATTTCTCCCTGCAGCCTGAGGAGCGGGAGCTTCCTAACCAACATAAATTGCAGAATCCAGATTTCTATCACTTTGCTGTCTTCTCAGACAATGTTTTGGCATGTTCTGTGGTTGTCAATTCAACTGTTTCAACCGCTAGG GATCCAGAGAGAATCGTCTTTCATATAGTGACTGATTCTGTTAACCTGCCAGCCATGACAATGTGGTTCTTGATGAATCCTCCCGGCAAAGCTACAATTCAAATTCAGAGCATAGACGGTTTTGAATGGTTACCAACCAAATATAACGAGAATCTGCAGAAGCAAAAGGGCCTTGATCCAAGATACGCTTCTGCATTGAACCACTTGCGCTTTTATCTGCCTGATATTTTTCCTTCCCTGGACAAGATTGTGTTCCTCGATCATGACGTGGTTGTGCAAAAGGATTTAACCAGACTTTGGGACATCAACACTAAGGGTAAAGTGAACGGTGCAGTGGAGACTTGTCGTGAAGGTGAGCCTTCATTCCGCCGAATGGATATGTTCATCAATTTCACAGACCCCTTGGTGGAAAAGAGTTTTGATGCAAACACATGCACATGGGCATTCGGGATGAATATATTTGATCTACAAAAGTGGAGGAAGCGAAACCTAACTGCGCTCTATCACAATTACTTGGAGCTG GGAAGTCAGAGACAATTACTAAAAGCTGGTAGTTTGCCAATTGGTTGGACGACTTTTTACAAACACACACATGTTCTAGATAAGCGATGGCATCTCCTCGGATTGGGGCATGACTCTGGCGTCGCACAAACTGAAATTGAGCAGGCAGCAGTGATTCATTATGATGGAGTTATGAAACCATGGTTAGACATTGGGATTCAAAAGTACAAGCCATATTGGACAAAGCATGTTAGCTATGAACATCCATACTTGCAACAGTGCAATTTACATGAGTAG